ACTCGCTGTAGAACAGCGCCAGACCGATCGCGGAGGCGATGGCCGCGAGCAACCAGAATCTGATGATGACCGTGGTTTCCGCCCACCCGGCGAGTTCGAAGTGGTGATGGAACGGCGCCATCCGGAACACTCGCCTGCGGCTGGAACGGAACACGGCGACCTGGATCACCACCGATGCCGCCTCGGCCACGAACAGCGCACCGATGACGACCATGAGCAGCTCGGTCCGGGTCGTGACCGACAGCCCGGCGAGCATTCCGCCGAGAGCCAGGGAGCCGGTGTCCCCCATGAAGATCTTCGCCGGTGCCGCGTTCCACCAGAGGAATCCGATACACGCACCGGCGCCGGCCGCGCAGATCAGTGCGAGATCGAGTGGGTCGCGGACGTCGTAGCAGCCCTTCCCCGGCGACGTCTCGCAGGCGTTGCGGTACTGCCAGAAGGTGATGATGACGTAGGCACCCAGCACGAGGCTCATCGAGCCCGCCGCGAGGCCGTCGAGACCGTCGGTCAGGTTGACCGCATTGGACCAGGCGATGATCAGCAGGCAGCAGAACAGGACGAACACGAGGGCACTGACCGTGACGGTCGCGATGTCGCGGACGTACGACAGGTGCAGGCTGCCGGGCGTGAGATCGTTACCGCCCCGGAACTGCAGCGCCAGGATGCCGAAGATGACGGCGCTCACGACCTGGCCGACATACTTGCCGGTCGCGTTCAGACCGAGATTGCGTTGCTTGCGGATCTTGATGAAGTCGTCGAGGAAACCGACGACACCGAGCGAGGTGGCGAGCCCGAGGACGAGCAGACCAGATGCCGACGGCCCCTCCGCGTCGTAGCCGATCCCGATCAGATGGGAGCCGAAGTATCCCGCCCACAGGCCGGCGAGGATCGCAACGCCACCCATCGTCGGTGTGCCCCGCTTGGACTGGTGGCTCGCCGGACCCTCGACGCGGATCTCCTGCCCGAAACCCTGCCGGGAGAACGCCTTGATGAGCAGGGGTGTCAGCAGGATCGAGACGGCCAGGGCGATACCCGCCGCGAACAGAATCTGTCTCACTGCGTATCCCCCGCTCCCGCGTCCACACGCGACTCCAGTGCGAGCACCGCGTCCGCGACCTGCCACAGCCCCACTGCCTGTGAAGCCTTCACGAACACGACGTCCCCGGGTGCGAGTTCCGATTCCAGAACGGCCGCGGCAGCAGCCGCGTCGGGAACCAGCATCGACTCCTCACCCCACGAACCTTCCATCACGGCACCCTGGTGCATCGCCCGAGCCGTGCGGCCGGTGCCGACGACGATGAGGCGGCTCACGTCCAGCCGGACGGCGAAGCGGCCGATGGCGTCGTGCTCGACGACGGCCTCGGGCCCCAGCTCGGCCATCTCGCCCAGCACTGCCCAGCTGCGCCGCTCACCGTCACGACCGGACTTGGCCATCGACACGAGTGCCTTGAGCCCGGCGCGCATCGAGTCGGGATTGGCGTTGTAGGAGTCGTTGACGACGGTGATGCCGTCGGCTCGTTCGCGCACCTCCATCCGCCGCGCCGAGACCGATTCGGCCGCGCCGAGCGCCGCGACGGCGGTGTCCAGATCCACCCCGCGCTCGAGCGCGACGGCGACCGCGGCCAGGG
This genomic interval from Rhodococcus triatomae contains the following:
- the mraY gene encoding phospho-N-acetylmuramoyl-pentapeptide-transferase, which produces MRQILFAAGIALAVSILLTPLLIKAFSRQGFGQEIRVEGPASHQSKRGTPTMGGVAILAGLWAGYFGSHLIGIGYDAEGPSASGLLVLGLATSLGVVGFLDDFIKIRKQRNLGLNATGKYVGQVVSAVIFGILALQFRGGNDLTPGSLHLSYVRDIATVTVSALVFVLFCCLLIIAWSNAVNLTDGLDGLAAGSMSLVLGAYVIITFWQYRNACETSPGKGCYDVRDPLDLALICAAGAGACIGFLWWNAAPAKIFMGDTGSLALGGMLAGLSVTTRTELLMVVIGALFVAEAASVVIQVAVFRSSRRRVFRMAPFHHHFELAGWAETTVIIRFWLLAAIASAIGLALFYSEYLGAIGG